One Candidatus Campbellbacteria bacterium genomic region harbors:
- the rplN gene encoding 50S ribosomal protein L14, which produces MIQPRSIVVIADNSGGTLGRVFKVLGGSKRRYAEIGDKVVISIQVAQPRKTTKKKDVVHAVVVRQTKAFRRKDGSYVRFDENAVVLVDKVKPEPKANRIFGPVPRELADHGFQKIVSMAPEVV; this is translated from the coding sequence ATGATTCAACCACGTTCAATTGTTGTGATAGCTGATAACTCCGGAGGAACTCTCGGACGTGTGTTCAAAGTGCTCGGTGGTTCAAAGCGTCGCTATGCCGAAATCGGCGACAAGGTAGTTATTTCAATTCAAGTTGCACAACCTCGTAAGACAACAAAGAAGAAAGACGTGGTACACGCGGTAGTTGTTCGTCAAACAAAGGCGTTTCGTCGTAAAGATGGTTCATACGTTCGTTTTGATGAAAACGCAGTAGTGCTTGTTGATAAGGTAAAACCAGAGCCAAAGGCAAACCGTATCTTTGGTCCAGTGCCACGCGAACTTGCTGATCACGGTTTTCAAAAGATTGTTTCAATGGCACCAGAAGTGGTATAG
- the rpsQ gene encoding 30S ribosomal protein S17 gives METKDTKQKTLVGTVVSDKMKDTIVVLVERYVKDEKYQKYVVKHKKFKAHDAGNTKKIGDKVTIVATRPISKDKHFRVA, from the coding sequence ATGGAAACAAAAGATACAAAACAAAAAACACTTGTCGGCACTGTGGTGTCAGACAAAATGAAAGACACAATTGTGGTGCTTGTTGAGCGTTACGTCAAAGACGAGAAGTATCAGAAGTACGTTGTAAAGCACAAAAAATTTAAGGCACACGATGCCGGTAATACAAAAAAGATTGGTGACAAGGTAACGATTGTTGCAACACGACCAATTTCAAAAGATAAGCACTTTCGAGTTGCATAA
- the rpsC gene encoding 30S ribosomal protein S3 has protein sequence MTHRVHPFAHRLGILRDWQSRWFARAGEYQAFLRTDVLLRRKIAQLTRMMYVSGVDIERRNSQLRIVIKTSRPGLIIGRSGEGIAKLKKELDAFVVKNKLASADTLKLEVEEIKSPESQAAIVAAMAVEGIEKRTPFRRVLKQTVEKVMANRDVQGVRIHLSGRLGGADMARREQIKRGRIPLQTFRADIDYAHDEAHIPQGQIGIRVWIYRGDIFEKK, from the coding sequence ATGACACATCGAGTACATCCATTTGCACACCGTCTTGGTATCTTGCGTGACTGGCAGTCACGATGGTTTGCTCGTGCAGGCGAGTATCAAGCATTTCTCCGAACCGATGTGTTGCTTCGTCGCAAAATCGCACAGCTTACTCGAATGATGTATGTGAGTGGTGTAGATATCGAACGACGTAACTCACAGTTGCGTATCGTCATCAAAACATCCCGTCCTGGTCTTATTATTGGACGTTCTGGTGAGGGTATCGCAAAGCTTAAGAAAGAGTTGGATGCGTTTGTGGTAAAGAATAAGCTTGCAAGCGCAGACACACTTAAGTTGGAAGTTGAAGAAATCAAATCTCCTGAATCACAGGCAGCAATTGTTGCGGCGATGGCGGTTGAGGGTATTGAAAAACGAACCCCATTCCGTCGTGTGTTGAAGCAGACTGTTGAAAAGGTTATGGCAAATCGCGATGTACAAGGAGTTCGTATCCATCTTTCAGGGCGCCTTGGTGGTGCTGACATGGCACGACGTGAACAAATTAAGCGTGGGCGTATTCCCCTTCAGACATTCCGTGCGGATATTGATTACGCGCATGATGAGGCACACATTCCACAGGGTCAGATTGGTATTCGTGTGTGGATTTACCGTGGGGATATCTTCGAGAAGAAATAA
- the rplB gene encoding 50S ribosomal protein L2 gives MKHYKPTSAGRRGMTGIDYRKVLTAGKPHKALTKGFRRSFGHNAFGRRTTISIGGGHKRAFRDVDFRYNKKDIPAKVETIEYDPNRSGFIALICFADGERRYILAPQSMKVGSTFIASEKAPVTPGNRLPLAKIPVGTFVYNIEGKPNDGAKIARSAGVFAEVIAHDGGYTLLKMPSTETRKVSELSWASVGEVSNPENKLVNLGKAGRNRWLGKKPKVRGTAMNPVDHPHGGGEGRQGRGHRRARTRHGKNVGKGHKTRKPKKYSNFLIVTRRKVGKKK, from the coding sequence ATGAAACACTATAAACCAACAAGTGCAGGACGTCGTGGAATGACCGGTATCGATTACCGAAAGGTTTTGACTGCTGGAAAACCACACAAGGCGCTCACCAAAGGATTCCGACGCAGTTTCGGACACAATGCGTTTGGGCGACGTACGACAATCAGTATTGGTGGTGGTCATAAGCGAGCATTCCGCGATGTTGATTTTAGATACAACAAAAAAGATATCCCTGCAAAAGTTGAAACAATCGAATACGATCCAAACCGTTCAGGATTTATTGCACTCATTTGTTTTGCAGATGGTGAGCGTCGATACATTCTTGCTCCACAATCAATGAAAGTTGGTTCAACATTTATTGCATCAGAAAAGGCACCGGTGACTCCTGGAAACCGACTTCCACTCGCAAAAATTCCTGTTGGTACCTTTGTGTACAACATTGAAGGAAAGCCAAACGATGGAGCAAAGATTGCACGAAGTGCCGGAGTATTTGCTGAAGTGATTGCGCACGACGGTGGCTACACACTTCTCAAAATGCCATCAACAGAAACTCGTAAAGTATCTGAATTGTCATGGGCATCAGTTGGAGAAGTTTCAAATCCAGAAAACAAGCTTGTAAACCTCGGAAAGGCAGGACGCAACCGTTGGCTCGGAAAGAAACCAAAGGTACGTGGAACAGCGATGAACCCAGTAGACCACCCACACGGAGGAGGAGAAGGCCGTCAAGGACGTGGACACCGCCGAGCACGCACACGACACGGAAAGAACGTCGGAAAGGGACACAAAACACGCAAGCCAAAGAAGTACTCAAACTTCCTCATCGTCACACGACGCAAGGTTGGAAAGAAAAAATAA
- the rplV gene encoding 50S ribosomal protein L22, with the protein MKAYLKNYRQSPRKVRLVASLVKGKTVARALVLLNATQKRATGPLAKMINSAAANAKTHGVADTGALVIKEFRVDKGLTMHRALPRAQGRSSKIDKHSSNIILTLAVAPSEKPKAQSSKLKTNKVTKPKTPKTKQ; encoded by the coding sequence ATGAAAGCGTACCTCAAAAACTACCGCCAATCACCACGAAAGGTTCGCCTCGTTGCGAGTCTTGTAAAAGGTAAGACGGTTGCGCGTGCGCTCGTCCTTTTGAATGCTACACAGAAACGAGCAACAGGCCCTCTTGCAAAGATGATTAATTCTGCGGCTGCAAATGCAAAGACACACGGTGTTGCAGATACAGGAGCACTGGTGATTAAAGAATTTCGTGTTGATAAGGGTTTGACGATGCACCGAGCGCTCCCACGAGCACAAGGTCGTTCATCAAAGATTGATAAGCACTCAAGTAACATCATCCTCACTCTCGCAGTAGCTCCAAGTGAGAAGCCTAAAGCACAAAGTTCAAAGCTCAAAACGAATAAAGTCACAAAACCTAAAACACCAAAAACCAAACAATAA
- the rpmC gene encoding 50S ribosomal protein L29: MTKILDIQKKSDHELMAFVAEKREALRQDRFALSGSKGRDVKKMRESKKDVARALTALAQRNK; encoded by the coding sequence ATGACAAAAATACTCGATATACAAAAGAAAAGCGACCACGAACTGATGGCTTTTGTAGCAGAAAAGAGGGAAGCGCTTCGACAAGATCGATTTGCCCTCTCAGGAAGTAAGGGTCGTGATGTAAAGAAGATGCGAGAGAGTAAAAAAGATGTTGCACGCGCTCTCACAGCACTCGCACAGAGAAACAAATAG
- a CDS encoding 50S ribosomal protein L23 encodes MLFRKKDNSSGAKAKTAMFARKAISDTTHMKEEAHDDAPKKVVAVEKKQSDKKIKQTIASGKVGAGILTRPRITEKATSVSQNNVYVFDVAPHANKKLIAAAVKDVYGITPTHVRVTKIATKVKMTRRGKATTVGGGKKAYVFLKKGDTIEIV; translated from the coding sequence ATGTTATTCCGAAAAAAAGACAACTCAAGTGGTGCAAAAGCGAAGACGGCGATGTTTGCTCGCAAGGCTATTTCTGATACAACACACATGAAAGAAGAGGCTCACGATGATGCGCCAAAAAAGGTTGTTGCTGTAGAAAAGAAGCAGTCTGATAAGAAAATTAAACAAACTATTGCGTCAGGGAAGGTGGGTGCAGGTATTTTGACACGCCCTCGTATCACTGAAAAAGCAACAAGCGTATCTCAAAACAATGTATACGTATTTGACGTTGCGCCACATGCCAATAAAAAACTTATTGCAGCCGCAGTAAAAGATGTGTACGGTATTACTCCAACACATGTTCGTGTGACAAAAATTGCAACAAAGGTAAAAATGACACGACGTGGAAAGGCAACAACTGTTGGAGGTGGTAAGAAAGCATACGTGTTTCTCAAGAAGGGAGACACTATTGAGATCGTTTAA
- a CDS encoding 50S ribosomal protein L18, with protein MKVTSKKEKRVRRQGRIRAKISGTETRPRLAVFKSNRFTTLQVIDDTKGMTLVAGTTKGMKKGTAKEKAAELGETVAKAALAKKITTVVFDRGGFAYTGVIQEVADGARKGGLTF; from the coding sequence ATGAAAGTAACATCAAAAAAAGAAAAACGAGTTCGCCGACAAGGACGCATCCGCGCGAAGATTTCTGGTACGGAAACGCGACCACGTTTGGCTGTGTTTAAATCAAACCGATTTACCACACTTCAAGTTATTGATGATACGAAAGGGATGACGCTTGTTGCAGGTACAACGAAGGGTATGAAGAAGGGAACTGCAAAAGAAAAAGCAGCTGAACTCGGAGAGACTGTTGCAAAGGCCGCTCTCGCAAAAAAGATTACGACAGTTGTCTTTGATCGAGGGGGATTTGCATACACAGGTGTTATTCAAGAGGTTGCGGACGGTGCGCGTAAGGGGGGGCTAACATTCTAA
- the rpsH gene encoding 30S ribosomal protein S8 gives MNFEFEIMITDPLANFITALQNAAKAGVETVVVPHSRLKDSVATILKKEGYLSSVERKGKKTSKIEVTLAYDNGEAHVHGVKRISKPSRRMYLGVSEIYGVKNGYGHLVLSTPEGIMTGQQAKKAKVGGEVLFEIW, from the coding sequence TTGAACTTTGAATTTGAAATTATGATAACCGATCCTCTCGCAAACTTCATAACAGCACTTCAAAACGCAGCAAAAGCTGGTGTTGAAACCGTTGTGGTACCTCATTCACGCCTCAAGGATTCCGTTGCAACTATTTTGAAAAAGGAAGGATATCTTTCAAGTGTTGAACGTAAGGGTAAAAAGACAAGTAAGATTGAGGTAACGCTTGCATATGACAATGGTGAAGCACACGTTCATGGTGTAAAGCGCATTTCAAAACCATCTCGTCGTATGTATCTTGGAGTTTCTGAGATTTACGGAGTGAAGAATGGATACGGACATCTCGTTCTCTCAACGCCAGAAGGTATTATGACTGGTCAGCAAGCAAAGAAAGCAAAGGTTGGAGGAGAAGTCCTTTTTGAGATTTGGTAA
- the rpsS gene encoding 30S ribosomal protein S19, whose translation MTRSLKKGPYLNVRLMEKVAKRKATDGPIKTWARPSVISPEMVGYTFAVHNGKNFIDVFVTEEMVGHRLGEFSPSKTFKRHGGQMQKALDSAKKEAEIAAAKSAKTAADATVAKK comes from the coding sequence ATGACACGATCGCTCAAAAAAGGACCCTACCTCAACGTTCGCCTTATGGAGAAGGTTGCGAAACGAAAGGCCACAGACGGCCCTATTAAGACGTGGGCACGTCCAAGTGTGATTTCACCTGAAATGGTTGGGTACACATTTGCTGTTCACAACGGTAAAAACTTCATTGATGTGTTCGTTACAGAAGAAATGGTGGGTCACCGCCTCGGTGAATTTTCACCTTCAAAGACCTTTAAGCGTCACGGAGGACAAATGCAGAAAGCACTCGACTCTGCAAAGAAGGAGGCAGAAATTGCAGCAGCTAAATCAGCAAAAACTGCAGCTGATGCTACGGTAGCTAAGAAATAA
- the rplP gene encoding 50S ribosomal protein L16, translating to MLFPKKVKYRKWQTKRQNPKKAITATRGSTLAFGSFGLKAMSPSRVTSNQIEASRRVMRRALGKNGNIWTRVFPDRPYTAKGAEVGMGKGKGDPKGFVVEVFQGRVLFEVDGVSEAIAREVLRKGGAKMPVKTKVVTRSR from the coding sequence ATGTTGTTTCCTAAGAAAGTAAAATACAGAAAGTGGCAGACAAAGCGCCAAAATCCAAAAAAGGCGATTACTGCAACACGTGGATCAACGCTTGCGTTTGGTTCGTTTGGTCTCAAGGCCATGTCACCATCACGTGTGACATCAAATCAGATTGAAGCATCCCGCCGTGTGATGCGACGCGCACTTGGTAAGAATGGAAACATTTGGACTCGCGTATTTCCTGATCGTCCGTACACAGCAAAAGGTGCTGAGGTAGGTATGGGTAAAGGAAAAGGAGATCCAAAAGGATTCGTTGTTGAGGTATTCCAAGGACGAGTATTGTTTGAAGTAGACGGTGTATCAGAGGCAATTGCACGAGAAGTATTGCGCAAAGGTGGTGCAAAAATGCCTGTGAAGACAAAGGTTGTTACACGAAGCCGTTAG
- the rpsN gene encoding 30S ribosomal protein S14, whose product MARKAIIARDKKRVAMRVKSAPKRAALKEAHDYEGLQVLRKNASPVRTKNRCFKCGRPRGYMREFGLCRICFRELANKGMIPGVKKASW is encoded by the coding sequence ATGGCACGAAAAGCAATTATTGCACGAGACAAAAAAAGAGTAGCGATGCGAGTGAAGTCAGCTCCCAAGCGAGCAGCGCTCAAGGAAGCCCACGATTACGAGGGTCTTCAGGTATTGCGCAAAAATGCATCACCGGTTCGCACAAAGAATCGTTGTTTTAAATGCGGTCGCCCACGAGGATATATGCGCGAATTCGGCCTCTGCCGTATTTGTTTCCGTGAACTCGCAAACAAGGGAATGATTCCAGGTGTTAAGAAGGCAAGTTGGTAA
- the rplF gene encoding 50S ribosomal protein L6 → MSRIGKQHITLPPKTELTVVNGDVVVKGPLGELRRSFKTDISISVVDGVVTLVPKENPEEHSALWGTYASHIKNMVAGVNKPYEKKLILDGVGYRSEVKGKELVMQLGFSHPVVLQIPDGITLSVEKNTMTMSAIDKEVLGQFAATVRAQKPPEPYKGKGFRYSDEVIRRKEGKRAA, encoded by the coding sequence ATGTCCCGCATCGGAAAACAACACATCACACTACCACCGAAGACAGAACTCACTGTTGTGAATGGCGACGTGGTTGTAAAAGGTCCTCTCGGTGAACTTCGCCGATCATTTAAGACTGATATTTCTATTTCAGTTGTTGATGGTGTTGTGACACTCGTGCCAAAAGAAAATCCAGAAGAGCACTCAGCATTGTGGGGAACATACGCATCACACATCAAGAACATGGTTGCAGGTGTTAACAAACCATACGAAAAGAAACTCATTCTCGATGGGGTTGGATATCGTTCTGAAGTAAAAGGAAAGGAGCTTGTTATGCAACTCGGTTTTTCTCACCCGGTTGTGCTCCAGATTCCTGATGGCATTACGCTTTCAGTTGAGAAGAACACCATGACAATGTCTGCAATTGATAAAGAAGTTCTTGGACAGTTTGCCGCAACTGTGCGTGCACAGAAGCCACCAGAGCCATACAAAGGAAAGGGGTTCCGATACTCAGATGAAGTGATTCGTCGCAAGGAAGGAAAGAGGGCGGCGTAG
- a CDS encoding 50S ribosomal protein L24 — protein MHVKKGDKITVLTGKDKGASGTILKALPKKDMVIVEGVNKAKRHQKARKGNQKGQILEKSMPIHVSNVKKVKA, from the coding sequence ATGCACGTTAAAAAAGGAGACAAAATCACCGTACTAACCGGAAAAGACAAAGGAGCCTCAGGCACGATTCTTAAGGCGTTGCCAAAGAAGGATATGGTTATTGTTGAGGGTGTAAACAAAGCAAAACGACACCAGAAAGCACGAAAAGGTAACCAGAAAGGTCAAATTCTTGAGAAGTCTATGCCAATTCACGTGTCGAACGTAAAGAAGGTAAAAGCATAA
- the rplE gene encoding 50S ribosomal protein L5 translates to MITVKEKQNKAFEALKETLGVKNRMAIPRVTKVIVSVGTGSAKDKNKIEVIQDRLMKITGQKPAGRVAKKSIASFKLREGQVIGYQITLRGDRMYDFLDRLINIAFPRTRDFRGIERDSIDPMGNITIGIKEHSIFPETADEEIRDVFGLAVSIVTTAKNKETAEKFLEYIGIPFKKAGEVKTKKKK, encoded by the coding sequence ATGATTACGGTAAAAGAAAAACAGAATAAGGCATTTGAAGCCCTCAAGGAAACACTCGGTGTTAAAAACCGCATGGCTATTCCACGTGTTACGAAGGTTATTGTGTCTGTTGGTACAGGTTCAGCAAAGGATAAGAACAAGATTGAGGTTATCCAGGATCGTTTGATGAAAATTACTGGGCAGAAACCAGCTGGACGTGTTGCAAAGAAATCAATTGCATCATTTAAACTTCGAGAAGGACAGGTGATTGGCTATCAGATTACACTTCGTGGTGATCGTATGTACGATTTTCTTGATCGACTCATCAACATTGCTTTTCCTCGTACGCGTGACTTCCGTGGTATTGAACGAGACTCCATTGATCCTATGGGAAACATAACTATTGGTATCAAAGAACACAGTATTTTTCCTGAAACAGCCGACGAAGAAATTCGAGATGTGTTCGGCCTTGCTGTAAGTATCGTAACAACAGCAAAGAATAAGGAAACAGCGGAGAAATTCCTTGAATACATCGGCATTCCATTTAAGAAAGCAGGGGAAGTAAAAACAAAGAAGAAAAAATAA
- the rplD gene encoding 50S ribosomal protein L4 yields the protein MEKKPAQKKTLKEKKVVPAKDLKAPIFDIKGKEVDSIALPTEIFGVKWNADLVHQVVLGMQNNARAGRAGAHTKNRGEVRGGGRKPWRQKGTGRARHGSVRSPLWKGGGVTHGPRSDKDYSVTIPKKMRASALFSVLSRKLKDKEILFVDAIAFTAPKTADAKNILGTFSKIAGFEKMVGKKQNAALILTTTADEAVKKSFRNLGNVAVEEVRNLNALDAMTYTYLVVVNPTGAIATITAKRG from the coding sequence ATGGAAAAGAAACCAGCACAAAAGAAAACACTCAAAGAAAAGAAGGTAGTTCCTGCTAAAGATTTGAAAGCACCTATTTTTGATATTAAAGGAAAAGAAGTTGATTCAATTGCACTTCCTACAGAGATTTTTGGTGTGAAATGGAATGCAGACCTCGTGCACCAAGTAGTGCTCGGTATGCAGAACAATGCACGTGCAGGACGTGCAGGTGCACACACAAAAAATCGAGGAGAAGTTCGCGGTGGAGGACGTAAGCCATGGCGACAAAAGGGAACGGGACGTGCACGTCACGGGTCAGTTCGCTCTCCATTGTGGAAGGGAGGAGGTGTTACACACGGTCCGCGTTCTGACAAAGACTACAGTGTGACTATTCCTAAAAAGATGCGAGCATCAGCACTATTCAGTGTTCTTTCACGAAAGTTGAAAGACAAAGAAATTCTTTTTGTTGATGCAATTGCTTTTACTGCTCCAAAGACAGCTGATGCAAAAAATATTCTCGGTACATTCTCAAAGATTGCAGGTTTTGAAAAGATGGTTGGTAAAAAGCAAAATGCAGCACTCATTCTTACCACAACGGCGGATGAAGCGGTAAAGAAAAGTTTCCGAAACCTCGGCAATGTTGCCGTTGAAGAGGTTCGTAACCTCAATGCGCTTGATGCGATGACCTATACCTACCTTGTGGTGGTTAATCCAACGGGTGCAATTGCAACAATCACAGCAAAGCGTGGCTAA